Part of the bacterium genome is shown below.
AATAATGGATGGTGCGCTTATTACTGGTCTTAGAACAGGTGCATCGGCTGCTGTTTCTTCAAAATATCTTGCGGTTAAAAATAGTGAAAATATATGTGTTGTTGGAGCGGGTACTCAGGGTAAAAATTGTGCTTTATCATTATCTGTCTTATATCCTGACTCAAAACTGTACATATCTGATATATCAGAAGAAAAAAGAAGAGATTTTGTTGCTGAAATGTCAGGGTCGATAAGTATGCAAATAATAGATAGCCCATCTGTGGAGGAGGCAGTTAAAGTTGCTGATTTAATTGTGCTTGTTACCACAGCGTCAGAGCCGTTTATATGTGCAAATTGGATAAAACAGGGCACAACAGTTCTTGCTATGGGGTCGTTCCAACAACTCGAAGATGAGTTTGCTATTTCAGTTGATAAAATAGTTGTTGACTCCATAGAACAGGCCTGCCATAGGGGTGAACTGAAATTGTTGGTAGAAAGTTCTAAACTTACCAGTGACAACATCTATTCTGAACTTGGAGATATTGTTGCAGGCGTAAAAATTGGGCGAAAAACAGAAGAAGAACGTATTTTAATGGTTCCAGTTGGTTTAGGAGCTCATGATGTACGTATAGCCCAGTATGTTTATAAAGAAGCAATCAAGAGAAATTTAGGGTTGAAGATAAACCTTATAAAATAAAGAAAAGAAGAGAAAGAAGGGTTTTAAATGATTGAAAAACTAAAAACAATAGATACCCGATTGGAAACCTTATACAAAATACTTGAATCTTGCGAACTATGCCCAAGAAAATGTAAGGTCAATAGAACAATAGGAATGAAAGGGGTTTGTGATGCGGGTATGGAAATGGTGGTTTCAAGTTATGGGCAACATTTAGGAGAAGAACCTGAACTTGTTGGCACTTATGGGTCAGGTACAATATTTTTTACCGGTTGCAATCTTTTATGTATATATTGCCAAAATTACGATATAAGCCATAGAAAAACGGGACAAACAACCTCTTGTGAAGAACTTGCAAGGATTGTGCTATACCTACAAAAAGTCGGATGTCATAATATAAATTTTGTTACACCTACACATTTTACGCCTCAAATAGTACAATCGTTAAAAGAAGCGCTTAGCAAAGGGTTGAAAATCCCAATAGTATGGAACTGTGGAGGATATGAAAGCGTTGAGGTTATAAGACTTTTGGAAGGAATAGTTGACATATATATGCCGGATATAAAATATTCCTGTTCAAAGGTAGCAGAAACATACTCTTCCACTCCCGACTACTTTGAAAGATGTAAAGAGGCAGTAACAGAAATGCACAAACAGGTTGGAGACCTAAAAGTTGATTCAGATGGTATAGCAAAAAAAGGGTTGCTGGTAAGACATCTTGTTTTACCTAACAACTTGGCTGGGTCAGAAGAAGTGTTTAAATTTGTAGCGTCTCTGTCAAAAAACAGTTACATAAATATTATGGCTCAATATAGACCCTGCGGAGAATCATATAAATACCCTGCAATAAATCGAAGAATCACATCTGAAGAGTTTCAGAAAGTGTTGGATATAGCATGGAATGTAGGCTTGCGTCGCGGGTTTTAAATAAAACTTAAAAAAAATAATAAAAAGCAGTATAATATAGTAAGTTCTCAGTAAACATAATCCAGTTTGTAGAGAAATGGGCAATCCCCACTACTCTCCTCTACCCTTGGGGAGAGATGTAAGGTGAGGGGGCTTTTGGCTTGTCTTTGCAAAAAGGTTAATGAAAACAGGTTTAACGAAGGCGGAGGTTTATCCCATAGTTTTTTTGAGGGGGTCTTGTCCCAAGTATTGTTTACTGCGAGGGGTTTTTTCTCCGACATTATAACGAAAATAAGATGGGGTTTACCAAATATTTACAATATATACAAAAATACTCTGTTTTGGTATAGAGTAAAGGAGAATATATGCCTACAATATTTTTTTATGGACCTGAACTTGAAAAAGAGAAGAAGAAAGAACTAATTAAATCCTTTACAGAGAAAGCCAGTGAACTAACAGGGATAGATAAGTCGGCTTTTGTAGTATACCTGAGAAAATGCGGGCCTGAGGATGTTGGTGTTGGTGGGGAACTTCTTGCTGAAAAACAGAAACCTTCCACTTAACAATTTGCTCTTTATTTGCCCTCTTCCCTTTGGGAAAAAGGGATTAAGGGTGAGGGGGGTAGTTAGCAGGCAAGGAAAATACGAGGGATTGC
Proteins encoded:
- a CDS encoding ornithine cyclodeaminase family protein, translated to METLILTAKDVSECLTMTKTIELTEHVFNEWGKGNVVMPAKTTLDMSKSGFKSWLNAMPAYISSDNAAGIKWVGGYPYNSSKGLPYIMGVIILTDTETGQTLAIMDGALITGLRTGASAAVSSKYLAVKNSENICVVGAGTQGKNCALSLSVLYPDSKLYISDISEEKRRDFVAEMSGSISMQIIDSPSVEEAVKVADLIVLVTTASEPFICANWIKQGTTVLAMGSFQQLEDEFAISVDKIVVDSIEQACHRGELKLLVESSKLTSDNIYSELGDIVAGVKIGRKTEEERILMVPVGLGAHDVRIAQYVYKEAIKRNLGLKINLIK
- a CDS encoding radical SAM protein, with translation MIEKLKTIDTRLETLYKILESCELCPRKCKVNRTIGMKGVCDAGMEMVVSSYGQHLGEEPELVGTYGSGTIFFTGCNLLCIYCQNYDISHRKTGQTTSCEELARIVLYLQKVGCHNINFVTPTHFTPQIVQSLKEALSKGLKIPIVWNCGGYESVEVIRLLEGIVDIYMPDIKYSCSKVAETYSSTPDYFERCKEAVTEMHKQVGDLKVDSDGIAKKGLLVRHLVLPNNLAGSEEVFKFVASLSKNSYINIMAQYRPCGESYKYPAINRRITSEEFQKVLDIAWNVGLRRGF
- a CDS encoding tautomerase family protein; its protein translation is MPTIFFYGPELEKEKKKELIKSFTEKASELTGIDKSAFVVYLRKCGPEDVGVGGELLAEKQKPST